A single region of the Microcella sp. genome encodes:
- the trpD gene encoding anthranilate phosphoribosyltransferase: MSTTPTWPRLLTRMLDGEHLSIAEATWAMEQVVSGEASEAQLAGFLVALKAKGETVDEIVGFRDAALSHARSVEIDPMVLDIVGTGGDPYGAVVNVSSIASIVAAAAGVPVAKHGNRAASSSSGASDVLAVLGVNIDLEPDRVAHVFAEVGLTYLNAAVFHPGFRHAGPPRRQLGIATVFNILGPLCNPARPEASAVGVASLDRVPLVVGVFRTRGATALVYRGDDGIDKLTTTGHSHIWEVSRGFVTEHDLDPRELGIATAQIDDLLGASPQHNAGLAQSVLAGEPGPVRDIVLLNAAAGLVSFGLAQDSDQLRRPLVERLDEQLAVAAEAIDSGAAAAKLDAWATATTSAAASS, from the coding sequence ATGTCGACGACCCCCACATGGCCCCGTTTGCTGACGCGCATGCTCGACGGCGAGCACTTGTCGATCGCTGAGGCGACGTGGGCGATGGAGCAGGTTGTCTCAGGTGAGGCCTCTGAGGCGCAGCTGGCGGGTTTCTTGGTCGCGTTGAAGGCGAAGGGCGAGACGGTCGATGAGATCGTGGGCTTTCGGGATGCTGCGCTGAGCCATGCACGATCAGTCGAGATCGACCCCATGGTTCTCGACATTGTCGGCACCGGCGGCGACCCGTACGGCGCCGTCGTCAATGTCTCGTCGATCGCCTCGATCGTCGCTGCGGCCGCGGGTGTTCCGGTGGCCAAGCACGGCAATCGTGCGGCCAGTTCGTCGTCGGGCGCGTCAGATGTTCTTGCCGTGTTGGGCGTCAACATCGATCTTGAACCTGACCGCGTCGCGCACGTGTTCGCCGAGGTGGGTCTCACCTATCTCAACGCCGCTGTCTTTCACCCGGGTTTCAGGCATGCCGGTCCGCCGCGGCGGCAACTCGGCATCGCCACGGTCTTCAACATTCTCGGCCCGCTGTGCAACCCTGCTCGCCCTGAGGCGTCAGCGGTGGGCGTTGCGAGTCTTGACCGGGTTCCGCTGGTCGTGGGCGTGTTCCGCACTCGAGGGGCAACGGCTCTCGTCTATCGAGGTGACGACGGCATCGACAAGCTCACGACGACCGGTCACAGTCACATCTGGGAGGTGTCGCGCGGTTTCGTGACCGAGCACGACCTTGACCCGCGTGAGCTCGGCATCGCAACCGCTCAGATCGACGACCTGCTCGGTGCTTCCCCTCAGCACAATGCGGGCCTCGCGCAGTCGGTGCTGGCGGGTGAGCCCGGCCCCGTGCGTGACATAGTGCTGCTGAACGCCGCGGCGGGGCTCGTCTCGTTTGGCTTGGCCCAAGATTCTGATCAACTGCGGCGCCCGTTGGTCGAAAGACTCGACGAGCAGCTTGCGGTGGCAGCCGAGGCGATCGACTCTGGGGCAGCAGCGGCGAAACTCGACGCGTGGGCAACAGCGACCACTTCAGCGGCGGCCTCGTCGTGA
- a CDS encoding type II toxin-antitoxin system Phd/YefM family antitoxin encodes MTTLPLADARANLSRIVESAVTTHERFEVTRNGDRVAVLMSADDFDSLMETVDILSRAEEIAAIRRGIDDLETGALSSADDVRAAMIAQGRIVE; translated from the coding sequence ATGACAACTCTGCCTCTTGCGGATGCTCGCGCCAACCTCTCGCGCATCGTCGAGTCAGCCGTCACGACGCATGAACGCTTCGAGGTGACGCGCAACGGCGACCGGGTGGCGGTGCTCATGAGCGCAGACGACTTCGACTCGCTCATGGAGACCGTCGACATCTTGAGCCGCGCTGAGGAGATCGCGGCAATCAGGCGGGGGATCGACGACCTTGAGACTGGAGCGCTGTCGAGCGCTGACGACGTGCGCGCTGCGATGATCGCTCAGGGGCGGATAGTTGAGTGA
- a CDS encoding YciI family protein, translating to MKFMICVIDSESGSGSKVEIAAIDAFNERLQSAGQLIMAEGLAAPRASTVIDNRGGAGVVTPGPLHDTEQFVSGFWIIEAADRDAALELAAEGSRACNRVIELRPFFGG from the coding sequence ATGAAGTTCATGATCTGCGTGATTGATAGTGAGAGTGGTTCGGGTTCGAAAGTCGAGATTGCCGCGATCGACGCCTTCAACGAGCGACTTCAGAGCGCCGGCCAGCTGATCATGGCGGAGGGTCTGGCGGCACCCCGGGCATCCACGGTCATCGACAACCGCGGGGGAGCGGGGGTTGTCACGCCCGGCCCGCTTCACGACACTGAGCAGTTCGTGTCGGGATTCTGGATCATCGAGGCGGCCGATCGGGATGCTGCGCTCGAGCTCGCCGCCGAAGGGTCGCGCGCCTGCAACCGCGTGATCGAGCTGCGGCCGTTCTTCGGGGGGTAA
- a CDS encoding AAA family ATPase, which produces MRAVLLTGMSGVGKSTVLVELACRGWSTVDTDMPEWIIHSSDDAASSGERLWHEGHMARLLAAPRSAPLAVAGTVVNQGRFYDRFDAIVLLSAPLETMLQRVVTRNSNPFGRRRAERAAIRRDHADVEPLLRSSATHEISTVRPLHEVVAEIELIAQSA; this is translated from the coding sequence ATGAGAGCCGTCTTGCTCACGGGCATGTCTGGCGTTGGCAAATCGACCGTGCTCGTCGAACTCGCCTGCAGAGGGTGGAGCACCGTCGACACCGACATGCCAGAGTGGATCATCCATTCGTCTGACGACGCAGCATCGTCAGGTGAGCGTCTGTGGCACGAGGGCCACATGGCTCGACTGCTCGCAGCGCCGCGAAGCGCACCGCTCGCGGTGGCGGGCACCGTGGTCAATCAGGGGCGCTTCTACGACCGTTTCGACGCGATAGTGCTGCTGTCGGCGCCGCTGGAGACGATGCTGCAGCGGGTCGTCACTCGCAACTCGAACCCGTTCGGGCGTCGGCGTGCTGAGCGCGCGGCGATTCGACGAGACCACGCCGATGTTGAACCGCTGTTGCGGTCGAGTGCAACGCATGAGATCTCTACCGTGCGACCGCTGCACGAGGTGGTCGCTGAGATCGAACTCATCGCGCAGAGCGCATGA
- a CDS encoding PLP-dependent aspartate aminotransferase family protein encodes MSSDEAFETVAVHAGRDDLASMGVHALPIDLSTTNPLPDIELGGGSYEAIATGGHPTEGGSVYARLWNPTVARFETALALLERADDAVAFGTGMAAFSATLLAAMNRGRGRHVVAVRPLYGGTDHLLASGLLGAQTTFCSPDEVGDAVRDDTCLVVMETPCNPTLELIDIAAVVSAAGSVPVMVDNTFATPVLQNPLAHGAEIVLHSATKYLGGHGDAMGGVVATSAEWATAIRPVRAITGGLLHPLGAYLLHRGLPTLALRVRAQQATAGQLAELLTQHPAVASVHYPGLPGADPRGLLGTQLRGAGAMLALELAGGYAAAERFIGALRLFTHAVSLGGVDSLVQHPASLTHRPVAPDARPGAGIVRLSIGLESAVDLWRDLEGALGAVELEQATPAHASAT; translated from the coding sequence ATGTCGAGCGATGAGGCTTTCGAGACGGTAGCCGTGCACGCGGGGCGCGACGACCTCGCCTCGATGGGGGTTCACGCACTGCCGATCGATCTGTCGACGACGAATCCGTTGCCCGACATCGAGCTCGGCGGCGGGTCGTACGAGGCGATCGCGACGGGAGGGCATCCGACCGAGGGTGGCAGCGTCTACGCACGGCTCTGGAATCCGACGGTCGCCCGGTTTGAGACTGCCCTCGCCCTGCTCGAACGAGCCGACGACGCTGTCGCGTTCGGCACGGGCATGGCTGCGTTCTCGGCGACACTGCTCGCGGCCATGAACCGCGGGCGGGGGCGGCACGTGGTGGCCGTGCGGCCGCTCTACGGTGGCACCGACCACCTGCTGGCGTCGGGTTTGCTGGGCGCGCAGACGACCTTCTGCTCACCCGACGAGGTCGGTGACGCGGTGCGCGACGACACGTGCCTGGTGGTGATGGAGACGCCGTGCAACCCGACACTCGAGCTCATCGACATTGCCGCGGTGGTGTCGGCGGCGGGCAGCGTTCCGGTCATGGTCGACAACACGTTCGCGACGCCCGTGCTGCAGAACCCGCTCGCGCACGGCGCCGAGATCGTGTTGCACAGTGCCACGAAGTATCTGGGCGGCCACGGCGACGCGATGGGGGGAGTGGTGGCGACGAGCGCCGAGTGGGCGACGGCGATCAGGCCCGTGCGGGCGATCACCGGCGGGTTGTTGCACCCGCTCGGCGCCTACCTGCTGCACCGCGGGCTGCCGACGCTCGCGCTGCGGGTGCGCGCTCAGCAGGCGACGGCGGGGCAGCTGGCCGAGCTGCTGACCCAGCACCCCGCCGTCGCCTCGGTGCACTACCCGGGGCTGCCCGGGGCTGACCCTCGAGGGCTGCTGGGCACGCAATTGCGAGGTGCAGGGGCGATGCTCGCCCTCGAGCTTGCGGGCGGGTACGCAGCTGCCGAGCGGTTCATCGGCGCGCTGCGACTCTTCACGCATGCCGTGTCGCTCGGGGGAGTGGATTCTCTGGTGCAGCATCCGGCATCGCTCACGCACCGCCCGGTGGCGCCGGATGCCCGCCCCGGGGCCGGCATCGTGCGCCTGTCGATCGGCCTCGAGTCGGCTGTCGATCTGTGGCGCGACCTCGAGGGAGCCCTTGGCGCTGTCGAGCTCGAACAGGCCACCCCGGCTCACGCCTCGGCGACGTAG
- a CDS encoding YchJ family protein, translated as MRSRFSAFAVGDVDYLLSTWHPSTRPSMLELDSELRWYRLDIVDRLAGGPLDSRGEVEFEAFWRSSDARGSQRERSSFVREGGRWYYVAEA; from the coding sequence ATGCGCTCACGATTCAGCGCTTTCGCCGTCGGTGACGTCGACTATCTGCTGAGCACCTGGCACCCGTCGACGCGTCCGTCGATGCTCGAGCTCGACTCCGAGTTGCGCTGGTACCGCCTTGACATCGTCGACCGCCTCGCCGGCGGCCCGCTCGACTCGCGCGGCGAGGTCGAGTTCGAGGCCTTCTGGCGCTCTTCTGACGCCCGCGGCTCGCAGCGCGAGCGCAGCAGCTTCGTGCGCGAGGGCGGGCGCTGGTACTACGTCGCCGAGGCGTGA
- a CDS encoding Lrp/AsnC family transcriptional regulator, which produces MPDSTLTKNARPASLDAVDLAMLAELERNGRLTNAALAARVGIAESTCTQRLRSLRDRGVITGFRADIDPAALGLTLQALITVRLGTHGREQIRAFETTARSLPNVLTAFHVAGADDYLLHVAVSSAVALRELVLEHLTTHPHVRHVETQLVFEVLEGAGVMRSAR; this is translated from the coding sequence ATGCCCGACTCGACTCTGACGAAGAACGCGCGGCCAGCATCCCTCGACGCCGTCGACCTTGCGATGCTCGCCGAACTCGAACGCAACGGCCGCCTCACCAACGCGGCGCTCGCCGCACGCGTGGGCATCGCTGAGTCGACCTGCACCCAGCGGTTGCGCTCGCTGCGTGATCGCGGCGTCATCACGGGGTTTCGAGCCGACATCGATCCGGCCGCGCTCGGGCTCACCCTGCAGGCACTCATCACGGTGCGACTGGGCACTCACGGCAGAGAGCAGATTCGTGCCTTCGAAACCACGGCGCGGTCACTGCCCAACGTGCTCACCGCGTTTCATGTGGCCGGCGCCGACGACTACTTGCTGCACGTCGCCGTGTCGTCGGCGGTTGCGCTGCGCGAACTCGTGCTCGAACACCTCACGACCCACCCGCACGTGCGCCACGTCGAGACGCAATTGGTGTTCGAAGTGCTCGAGGGCGCGGGCGTCATGCGCTCTGCGCGATGA
- a CDS encoding GNAT family N-acetyltransferase: protein MDDHLDTSAGAAFTLREPRLDDVERLAHVHVQAWRETYADQLPDEFFGERALEFRRSLWRRMVGDPAPGSRTVLAELHGEIVGFASAGTPVSPEQPAPASLELFMIYLLEAHHGCGAAQAMLDAVLGDEPAFLWVAAENPRAQAFYERNRFRADGLEKPDDRVPTFLERRMVRRRYWRRDWNFSAKRPRRALE, encoded by the coding sequence ATGGACGACCATCTCGATACGTCGGCCGGCGCGGCGTTCACGCTGCGCGAGCCCCGCCTCGACGACGTCGAGCGACTCGCACACGTGCACGTGCAGGCATGGCGCGAGACCTATGCCGATCAGTTGCCAGACGAGTTCTTCGGGGAGCGAGCACTCGAGTTTCGGCGCAGCCTGTGGCGGCGAATGGTCGGTGATCCCGCACCAGGGTCGCGCACCGTGCTCGCAGAGCTGCACGGGGAGATCGTGGGCTTCGCTTCTGCGGGCACGCCCGTCTCACCAGAGCAACCGGCTCCGGCCAGTCTCGAGCTGTTCATGATCTACCTGCTCGAAGCTCACCACGGGTGCGGCGCCGCGCAGGCGATGCTTGACGCGGTTCTCGGCGATGAACCAGCGTTTCTCTGGGTGGCGGCGGAGAATCCACGCGCTCAGGCCTTCTACGAGCGCAACCGATTTCGCGCTGACGGCCTCGAGAAACCCGACGACCGAGTGCCGACCTTTCTCGAACGACGCATGGTACGGAGACGCTACTGGCGTCGCGACTGGAACTTTTCCGCCAAACGCCCGCGCCGAGCTCTTGAATGA
- a CDS encoding SDR family oxidoreductase, with protein sequence MNTPLQPGSLAGKTALVTGSSRGIGADTAQYFAAAGANVVINYRAKAPRAEKLVAEIEAAGGQAIAVGADLTDPASVAAMMDAAREHFGSLDILVLNASGGMESGMGDDYALKLNRDAQVSVLTQGAELMSEGGRVVFVTSHQAHFIRTVPTMPEYEAVALSKRAGEDALRELIPTLEAKGIGFTVVSGDMIEGTITATLLERAAPGAIDARKEAAGKLYNVSEFAAEVAQAAVEPVPADNTRLVGDVSYFTEYSGE encoded by the coding sequence GTGAACACCCCATTGCAGCCCGGCTCGCTCGCCGGAAAGACCGCTCTCGTCACCGGCTCGTCGCGCGGCATCGGCGCCGACACCGCACAATACTTCGCCGCCGCTGGCGCGAATGTCGTGATCAACTACCGCGCCAAGGCTCCGCGCGCTGAGAAGCTCGTCGCCGAGATCGAGGCGGCGGGCGGTCAGGCGATCGCGGTCGGCGCAGATCTCACTGACCCCGCTTCGGTCGCCGCGATGATGGATGCTGCGCGCGAGCACTTCGGCTCTCTCGACATTCTCGTGCTCAACGCATCCGGCGGCATGGAGTCGGGCATGGGTGACGACTACGCACTGAAGCTCAATCGGGATGCGCAGGTGAGCGTGCTGACGCAGGGCGCCGAGCTCATGAGCGAGGGCGGCCGCGTCGTTTTCGTGACGAGTCACCAGGCGCACTTCATTCGTACGGTGCCGACGATGCCCGAGTATGAGGCTGTCGCGTTGTCGAAGCGTGCTGGTGAAGACGCGCTACGCGAGCTGATACCCACGCTCGAGGCGAAGGGCATCGGGTTCACGGTCGTCTCGGGCGACATGATTGAGGGCACCATCACCGCAACCCTGCTTGAGCGTGCCGCTCCTGGCGCGATCGATGCGCGCAAAGAGGCGGCGGGCAAGCTCTACAACGTGAGCGAGTTCGCGGCTGAGGTGGCCCAGGCCGCCGTCGAGCCGGTGCCCGCTGACAACACGCGCCTCGTGGGCGACGTGAGCTACTTCACCGAGTACTCGGGGGAGTAG
- a CDS encoding type II toxin-antitoxin system RelE/ParE family toxin, giving the protein MTVVYDVVFTRAARRALEVELPEKIAAAAFEFIMGDLRENPRRVGKALREPLAPLFSARRGEYRIIYRIVEQRLVIEVVSVTHRRDAYATR; this is encoded by the coding sequence GTGACGGTTGTCTACGACGTCGTCTTCACGCGCGCTGCGCGGCGGGCGCTCGAGGTCGAGTTGCCGGAGAAGATCGCTGCCGCAGCGTTCGAGTTCATCATGGGAGACCTGCGCGAGAACCCACGGCGCGTGGGCAAGGCGCTCCGCGAGCCACTGGCTCCATTGTTCTCCGCCCGGCGAGGCGAGTACCGCATCATCTACCGCATCGTTGAGCAGCGCCTGGTGATCGAAGTGGTGTCGGTCACGCACCGCAGAGACGCCTATGCGACTCGATAG
- a CDS encoding NUDIX domain-containing protein, which yields MGPQRGLRRTSRIILMDADGAALLFFTAAPDSTRFARWITPGGGVDPGETHEQAAIRELFEETGLVVESVGEPVWSLDFDVAWDDADHDRGHAEYYVVRCERFEPVATNWTDDEHVDVTAHGWFTVDELLRSGQPFEPYDLPRLLRMVARGA from the coding sequence GTGGGGCCTCAGCGCGGCCTTCGGAGAACATCCCGAATCATTCTCATGGATGCGGACGGTGCCGCGCTGCTGTTTTTCACTGCGGCGCCCGACTCGACCCGATTCGCGCGCTGGATCACCCCCGGCGGGGGAGTCGACCCGGGGGAGACCCACGAGCAGGCGGCGATTCGAGAGTTGTTCGAAGAGACCGGGCTCGTCGTCGAGAGCGTGGGGGAGCCAGTGTGGAGCCTCGACTTCGACGTCGCGTGGGACGACGCCGATCATGATCGCGGCCACGCTGAGTACTACGTGGTGCGGTGTGAACGGTTCGAGCCCGTGGCGACGAACTGGACCGACGATGAGCACGTCGACGTGACGGCGCACGGCTGGTTCACGGTAGACGAACTGCTGCGTTCGGGCCAGCCCTTCGAGCCCTACGACCTACCGAGGTTGCTGCGAATGGTGGCCAGGGGAGCCTGA
- a CDS encoding VOC family protein yields MGNSDHFSGGLVVTARQLRLVIRVDDYDAAVSFWRDALGLEETAAFEGEGDARVMILEVGRATIELANAAQVDLIDRIETDDHHSPPLRVAIEVDDSRTMSSELEKSGARVIASARETPWHSLNARLAAPDGIELTLFEELGGGPSVRRPAESSNG; encoded by the coding sequence GTGGGCAACAGCGACCACTTCAGCGGCGGCCTCGTCGTGACCGCTCGGCAGCTTCGGCTGGTCATCCGGGTCGACGATTACGATGCGGCTGTGTCGTTCTGGCGCGATGCGCTCGGGCTCGAAGAAACGGCGGCATTCGAGGGAGAGGGCGACGCCCGAGTGATGATTCTCGAAGTGGGCCGCGCCACGATCGAGCTCGCGAACGCGGCGCAAGTTGACCTCATCGATCGCATCGAGACAGACGATCACCACAGCCCGCCGCTGCGTGTGGCCATCGAGGTCGACGACTCTCGAACGATGAGTTCTGAGCTTGAAAAATCAGGTGCGCGGGTTATCGCCTCGGCGCGCGAGACTCCCTGGCACTCGCTCAACGCTCGGCTCGCCGCGCCCGATGGCATTGAGTTAACGCTCTTCGAAGAGCTCGGAGGGGGCCCCTCGGTTCGTCGACCTGCAGAGTCGTCGAACGGCTAG